A region of the Capsicum annuum cultivar UCD-10X-F1 unplaced genomic scaffold, UCD10Xv1.1 ctg75042, whole genome shotgun sequence genome:
CTGTTCAAATATATTTATCTTCTATACATATTTTTCTCCTTTGTCTTTTAATACTTTCGTATcaccaacaatataaaatataaaatcttagTGGATTCTACCAAGGGATATTGACAACTTAAACAAGATGCAATTCTTATATCTTAGCAAAAATAAGTTTACTAGATTGAACCAACTATTTAAACTAATTAGGAATCCACAATTTGTGTTTCCAGGTGAAATACCCAAAGAGATAAGCAATCTCATTGAGTTGGAGGTACTTGATCTTGCAGATAATAGTTTTAGTGGTTCACTTCCAATGGAGATCTTCAACATATCCAGGTTAAGAGTGATTTCTCTTTCATTCAACAATCTATCAGGAAGCCTCCCACCAAACATGTGTTCTGTCATACCAAACATTGAAGTGATTTATCTGACCTTTACCAATCTTGTTGGGACTATTCCTCATTCCATCTCCAATTGTTCAAAGCTTACTCGTCTAGAGCTTGCAGGCAACAAACTCACTGGCTTGATTCCCAACTCACTTGGATATTTGACTCATCCACAGTATCTTAATTTAGGGGGAAACAATTTAACCAGCGACTCATCATTAAGGTTCCTGACTTCCTTAACCAATTGCAGaaatttaacattttttattCTAACTTTAAACCCTCTAAACAGCTTGCTTCCAGTCTCTGTACGGAACTTTTCCAAATCTCTTATAAGATTTTACGCAAGCAGTTGCAATATCAAAGGGAGACTGCCCAATGATTTTGGGAACTTAAGCAGCTTATTAGACCTTGACCTTTCTGCAAACAATTGGCAACTTGAGAAACCTTCAGCGCTTCAACTTGAGTATCAACAAACTTACAGGATTTTTTGGagattatatatgtaaatttcaGCATTTGGGTGCTATTTACTTGGGTCAAAATCAACTCTCAGGGTCTCTTCCTAATTGTTTAGGGAATATTACTTCCAATATACCACCAAGCTTAGGAAGCCTTCAAGATCTAGTGGTTCTTGACTTATCGTCAAACAACATGGTAGGTTTTTTACCTCCAAGAATTGGAAATCTAAAGTCTGCAACAAAGATGGATCTATCGATGAATCAATTCTCAAATGGAATTCCTAGAGAAATTGGAGAATTACAAAATCTGGCACACCTTTCTTTGAGACACAACAAGTTGCAAGGAGCTATACCTGACTCAATGAGCAACatggtaggtttggaattcctagacCTTTCTCACAATAATATATCCGGAATCATTCCTAAGTCTTTGGAGAAACTTCAAAACTTGAAGTATTTCAATGTTTCTGTCAACAAATTGTATGGTGAAATACCCTCGGGGGTCCTTTCAATAACCTCTCGAGCCTATTTTTCATCTACAATGAAGCTGAACAGAATCAGATTTCTTGGTATATGAACTCTGTAAGTTGAAGATtagagaagaaggaagaagagAGATCAGAGAAGAAATGGAATGGAGAACTTGATCATTGATTGAATCTTGTGTTTTCTTAGCTTTACATGCAGTGAGTagcatgtatatatattgttacaTGGAAGGATCTAGAATCTAACTTCCTAACTAACTCTATCAACTATACTTCACACAGTTAGTTAAATAACTAACTTCCTGAAACAGATTAACTGTTACATTGAACTTGTagctctttcttcttctttcaacactccccctcaagctaggtGATCCCAAATAGATTTAGGATGCCTAGCTTGGACATAAAATGTTCATGTTGATCTCTATTGAGGCCCTTAGTTAGCATATCAGCTGGTTGATCCCTGGTAGGAATATAGTTGACTGTAACTAGTCCTTGAGTGATCTTCTCCCTT
Encoded here:
- the LOC124894543 gene encoding receptor like protein 29-like, translating into MVGFLPPRIGNLKSATKMDLSMNQFSNGIPREIGELQNLAHLSLRHNKLQGAIPDSMSNMVGLEFLDLSHNNISGIIPKSLEKLQNLKYFNVSVNKLLEKKEEERSEKKWNGELDH